From a region of the Tachypleus tridentatus isolate NWPU-2018 chromosome 1, ASM421037v1, whole genome shotgun sequence genome:
- the LOC143258436 gene encoding uncharacterized protein LOC143258436 — protein sequence MFGTINVVTGVIFYFLLKRGAGKIIRPFYFSDNNSLLIDDEVIQNYNYSEAFLGVTLEGDLVYQQMCNGSEPTTPYVNSVSVTSHLIGLAILKLVETQQINMNDRVFGPRGIINSFLHWKRFRCQVNDSRLYEIRIRHLLDQTSGLECLRNSRSRINIVTRQLSENFQTSETLIQTFFTNFLHSLLREPLPHPPGFQQCPGFEGFLILAYILQSLTLMPWKDYVNQYVLQPIGMWTSLKKESPCRPDEYVYSIQPTRHPNIKSFNDGYHDVSRKQYIDSILSWKFSATDLLRLFSTYCSPHSTLSISNATISAMLSTPPSGCPQLVTKWLALGFHVNSHEKLWTESNRRASSNDFVIACDNVLRNNRYKVQSKDKTGKKRCCCWVVVFGEKKNHGLTYEFKHVFESIRMPAEPFIVYPDVADLLIKTKDKSQKVIIKFRVHASDVVTYLRNVDQSQLTVTFVSYFVYKKCNFTSFVLYQDNTLSQKGPEPFSINLETFVRSFQNGSCLTITDIIQKNELTTGTSSCSAARSSCDPEVVNISQRELGHTIASYTNKGYFLKKLYCWSQNSDWGKMKLVAVFTRAETPKWILQDNLSTNDVRRLSEQFAINGFIVRELCAHVVSDKLVFLTRWIKEK from the exons atgtttggtaCGATAAACGTAGTTACTGGtgtaattttctattttctgcttaAACGAG GTGCAGGAAAAATAATTCGTCCTTTCTATTTTTCTGACAACAACTCCCTTCTTATCGATGATGAAGTTATTCAAAACTATAATTATTCTGAAGCTTTCTTAGGGGTAACACTAGAGGGCGATCTCGTGTATCAACAAATGTGCAATGGCTCTGAACCAACTACACCTTACGTCAATTCGGTTAGTGTAACAAGCCATCTGATTGGACTGGCGATTCTAAAACTTGTGGAGACACAGCAGATAAATATGAACGACAGAGTTTTTGGTCCCAGAGGGattattaattcttttttacATTGGAAACGCTTCAGGTGTCAAGTTAATGATTCACGACTGTACGAAATTAGAATTCGTCATCTCCTAGACCAAACATCGGGACTCGAATGCTTAAGAAACAGTAGAAGTCGGATAAACATAGTAACTCGGCAATTATCGGAGAATTTCCAAACAAGTGAAACCTTAATTCAAACGTTCTTCACGAACTTCTTACACTCTCTGTTACGAGAACCTCTGCCGCACCCACCCGGCTTTCAGCAATGCCCTGGTTTCGAGGGTTTCTTGATTCTGGCCTACATTCTACAGTCACTAACTTTAATGCCTTGGAAAGATTACGTAAATCAATACGTTCTTCAACCAATAGGAATGTGgaccagtttaaaaaaagaaagtccCTGTCGTCCAGATGAATATGTTTATTCCATTCAGCCCACACGTCATCCTAATATTAAGTCCTTCAATGATGGATATCATGATGTCAGCAGGAAACAATACATCGACAGTATACTTTCATGGAAGTTTTCTGCCACTGATTTGCTACGATTGTTTTCCACCTATTGTTCACCTCATTCTACCCTGTCCATATCCAATGCAACAATTTCAGCAATGCTCAGTACACCACCTAGCGGTTGTCCACAGCTCGTTACGAAGTGGCTTGCTTTAGGGTTCCATGTCAACAGCCACGAGAAGCTGTGGACAGAATCAAATCGGAGGGCAAGTTCAAATGACTTCGTAATCGCTTGCGACAACGTTTTACGCAATAATCGCTATAAAGTACAAAGTAAAGACAAAACTGGTAAAAAAAGGTGTTGCTGTTGGGTCGTAGTTTTTGGAGAAAAGAAAAACCACGGGTTAACTTACGAGTTTAAGCATGTGTTTGAAAGCATCCGAATGCCAGCTGAACCTTTCATTGTGTATCCCGATGTAGCAGActtactaataaaaacaaaagataagtctcaaaaagtaattattaaatttcgGGTCCACGCGAGTGATGTTGTAACCTATCTCCGTAACGTCGACCAATCACAACTAACTGTTACTTTTGTGagttattttgtgtacaaaaagtgtaattttactTCCTTCGTCTTGTACCAAGACAACACGTTATCCCAAAAAGGTCCAGAACCGTTTTCCATAAATCTCGAGACGTTCGTGAGGTCCTTTCAAAATGGAAGCTGTCTAACCATTACAGATATAATCCAGAAGAACGAACTCACCACTGGAACCTCTTCTTGCAGTGCTGCACGTAGTTCCTGTGATCCAGAAGTTGTGAACATCTCTCAGAGGGAATTAGGACACACAATCGCGAGTTATACAAACAAAGGTTATTTTCTGAAGAAGTTATACTGTTGGTCACAGAATTCCGATTGGGGCAAAATGAAATTAGTGGCTGTGTTTACTCGCGCAGAAACACCAAAGTGGATCTTACAAGACAATTTGTCAACGAATGATGTACGGCGTTTGTCTGAACAATTTGCGATTAATGGTTTTATAGTGAGAGAGTTGTGTGCACATGTAGTGTCTGATAAGCTTGTATTTCTCACCAGGTGGATAAAAGAAAAGTaa